The nucleotide window GGCGATTCTGCAGGTTCGACGAGCGTGACATCAACTTCAGCACCGTGATTTCGGAACGACTGAGATACACCCATTGCACAGCCACCTGTCCCGACGATCATCACGAACTCGTCGATGTTTGGCCGCTGATCGAGAATCTCCTGCCCTAGTGCCTCGTATCCGTTGAGTTGATCTGAATTGGTGAACTGATCGGTAAAGTACGCTCCCGTTTGTGCCTGCACTTCTTCGGCTTTGTCTCGGAGGTCGTCAAATAGTCCGTCGTACGACGTGCCGTTGGGCGTTTCGACGATTTCGAGGTGTGCCCCGAGAGCTCGCATCGATGCGATTTTTTCCTCTGCGACACAGTCGGCTGTCACGATGTGTAACGGATGATTTAATACCGCACACACGAACGCAAGACTCGACCCGGTACTGCCACCAGTGAATTCCACAACTGGCTCACCTGGCTGGAGCACTCCGTGTTGTCGTGCTTTGGTAATCATTGCAAGAGCCATCCGGTCTTTCAGACTTCCTGTTGGGTTTGCTCCTTCCCATTTGACGGAAATCGATGCACCGCCCTCTGGGCGCATCGAGGGGAGTTCGACCATCGGTGTCTCACCGATTGCACCGAGTGTGTTAGTCTCGTTCA belongs to Haladaptatus cibarius D43 and includes:
- a CDS encoding PLP-dependent cysteine synthase family protein; this encodes MPTPMNETNTLGAIGETPMVELPSMRPEGGASISVKWEGANPTGSLKDRMALAMITKARQHGVLQPGEPVVEFTGGSTGSSLAFVCAVLNHPLHIVTADCVAEEKIASMRALGAHLEIVETPNGTSYDGLFDDLRDKAEEVQAQTGAYFTDQFTNSDQLNGYEALGQEILDQRPNIDEFVMIVGTGGCAMGVSQSFRNHGAEVDVTLVEPAESPVISSGTTGSHTVQGTAIVGAPPLVEQERYDRVRTLPAQKGIDCVQQLASDDGLLVGTSTGMNVAAAQQIAAERPPDDTVVTIACDTGLKYLSDGLYEGLRGSEFCLS